From Corticium candelabrum chromosome 13, ooCorCand1.1, whole genome shotgun sequence, a single genomic window includes:
- the LOC134189269 gene encoding zinc finger protein 143-like isoform X1 produces the protein MTSLDVDLQQSLQNSDTSRDVIMMTAGPSVGVDVTIAVDDVASSRRDNNQSAKQAAKATNKTFPCDERGCGKVFMSGNHLKVHRRIHTGEKPFICSYCSRSFATNYTLKTHERIHTDDKPYQCTSCSKAFRTSSDLLKHSRTHTGDKPFECRHDGCGKRFRTSNALRVHERHHTGERPYVCKVAGCKQKFANPANFKAHERIHTGVKPYKCDHPGCNKTFTEYSSWFKHRVVHSDSRPYRCDKCGKLYRQVSSLASHKRNCHSSELPPHIQLTISQALASQQTDPEPGSSLEVMGTADIPIDDTDLPDISDSEQPDDATNSLSSGGKPATIDVTGMPCSLSSLSDVQGVNFQCVYSPDMSVSGVSWCRAQECALYTGSQSSVSTIAPYMIVQSSPTCTGFPSISNISTMTNLDFIPPLIPTPQIASVSGNSIFSASSNSIFSTSSNSIFSAPGNSIFSSADETTFHHSFSHSHDVTSDTIGFPVHALNRDLTHSLDATAQLQVDAIVQQLSSSDALNPHQLLSSGSDADLVVAMKNGALELTVSEDASREELLNGDGGDDL, from the exons ATGACGTCACTCGATGTTGATCTTCAACAGAGTTTGCAGAATTCCGACACATCACGTGACGTCATCATGATGACCGCAGGTCCTTCAGTGGGAGTCGATGTAACAATCGCAGTCGATGATGTGGCGAGCAGTCGACGCGATAACAATCAAAGCGCCAAACAAGCTGCAAAGGCAACTAACAAGACATTTCCATGTGACGAGCGTGGGTGTGGCAAGGTGTTTATGTCCGGCAACCATTTGAAG GTCCACCGGAGAATTCACACGGGAGAAAAACCATTCATCTGCTCATACTGCTCCAGATCATTCGCCACAAATTACACCCTCAAAACACACGAACGGATCCACACAGACGATAAACCCTATCAATGCACGTCATGCTCTAAAGCATTCAGAACGTCGTCAGATCTATTGAAACACAGTCGAACTCATACGGGAGACAAACCATTTGAATGTCGTCATGATGGGTGTGGAAAGCGTTTTAGAACGTCCAATGCACTGAGAGTTCATGAAAGACATCACACCGGGGAGAGACCGTATGTGTGTAAGGTGGCCGGTTGCAAACAGAAGTTTGCTAATCCGGCAAACTTTAAAGCGCACGAGAGGATCCATACAGGAGTGAAACCATACAAGTGTGATCACCCAG GCTGCAACAAGACATTCACCGAATATTCCAGTTGGTTCAAGCATCGTGTCGTACACTCGGACTCTCGTCCATATCGCTGTGACAAATGCGGCAAGCTCTATCGACAGGTCTCCTCCCTCGCATCTCACAAACGCAACTGCCACAGCAGTGAGCTTCCTCCTCACATACAACTCACCATCTCACAAGCATTAGCCAGCCAACAGACTGACCCTGAGCCGGGCAGCAGCCTCGAAGTAATGGGAACCGCAGACATCCCTATTGATGACACTGATCTTCCGGATATATCAGACAGTGAACAACCAGACGATGCCACAAATTCATTGTCTTCGGGTGGCAAACCAGCTACTATTGATGTCACCGGTATGCCCTGCTCGTTGTCTTCACTCTCTGATGTCCAGGGTGTCAACTTCCAGTGTGTCTACTCGCCTGACATGTCGGTCTCGGGTGTCTCGTGGTGTAGAGCCCAGGAATGTGCCTTGTATACAGGCAGTCAGTCATCAGTGTCGACGATTGCCCCCTACATGATTGTACAGTCCTCTCCCACGTGTACTGGATTCCCATCTATTTCCAATATTTCCACCATGACCAATTTAGACTTCATCCCACCATTGATACCCACACCACAAATAGCTTCCGTCTCTGGAAATTCTATCTTCTCGGCATCCAGTAATTCAATCTTTTCGACGTCATCTAATTCCATCTTTTCTGCACCTGGGAACTCTATTTTTTCCTCGGCTGATGAGACAACATTCCACCACTCTTTTAGTCACTCACATGACGTCACTAGTGACACCATCGGATTCCCAGTCCATGCACTAAATCGTGATTTGACGCATTCGTTGGATGCAACAGCTCAGCTGCAAGTCGATGCAATAGTCCAGCAGTTGTCGAGTTCAGATGCGCTGAACCCTCATCAGCTGCTCAGTTCTGGATCGGATGCTGACTTGGTGGTGGCCATGAAAAATGGTGCACTCGAGTTGACAGTGAGCGAAGACGCAAGTAGGGAAGAATTGCTGAATGGAGATGGTGGAGATGACTTATAG
- the LOC134189269 gene encoding zinc finger protein 271-like isoform X2 — translation MQWLSVIPLYGSGSGERLETINSFIASLWTCLNKLMSVHRRIHTGEKPFICSYCSRSFATNYTLKTHERIHTDDKPYQCTSCSKAFRTSSDLLKHSRTHTGDKPFECRHDGCGKRFRTSNALRVHERHHTGERPYVCKVAGCKQKFANPANFKAHERIHTGVKPYKCDHPGCNKTFTEYSSWFKHRVVHSDSRPYRCDKCGKLYRQVSSLASHKRNCHSSELPPHIQLTISQALASQQTDPEPGSSLEVMGTADIPIDDTDLPDISDSEQPDDATNSLSSGGKPATIDVTGMPCSLSSLSDVQGVNFQCVYSPDMSVSGVSWCRAQECALYTGSQSSVSTIAPYMIVQSSPTCTGFPSISNISTMTNLDFIPPLIPTPQIASVSGNSIFSASSNSIFSTSSNSIFSAPGNSIFSSADETTFHHSFSHSHDVTSDTIGFPVHALNRDLTHSLDATAQLQVDAIVQQLSSSDALNPHQLLSSGSDADLVVAMKNGALELTVSEDASREELLNGDGGDDL, via the exons ATGCAGTGGTTGAGTGTTATCCCGTTGTATGGCTCTGGGAGTGGAGAGCGATTGGAAACAATCAACTCTTTTATTGCTTCTTTGTGGACATGTTTGAACAAACTGATGTCT GTCCACCGGAGAATTCACACGGGAGAAAAACCATTCATCTGCTCATACTGCTCCAGATCATTCGCCACAAATTACACCCTCAAAACACACGAACGGATCCACACAGACGATAAACCCTATCAATGCACGTCATGCTCTAAAGCATTCAGAACGTCGTCAGATCTATTGAAACACAGTCGAACTCATACGGGAGACAAACCATTTGAATGTCGTCATGATGGGTGTGGAAAGCGTTTTAGAACGTCCAATGCACTGAGAGTTCATGAAAGACATCACACCGGGGAGAGACCGTATGTGTGTAAGGTGGCCGGTTGCAAACAGAAGTTTGCTAATCCGGCAAACTTTAAAGCGCACGAGAGGATCCATACAGGAGTGAAACCATACAAGTGTGATCACCCAG GCTGCAACAAGACATTCACCGAATATTCCAGTTGGTTCAAGCATCGTGTCGTACACTCGGACTCTCGTCCATATCGCTGTGACAAATGCGGCAAGCTCTATCGACAGGTCTCCTCCCTCGCATCTCACAAACGCAACTGCCACAGCAGTGAGCTTCCTCCTCACATACAACTCACCATCTCACAAGCATTAGCCAGCCAACAGACTGACCCTGAGCCGGGCAGCAGCCTCGAAGTAATGGGAACCGCAGACATCCCTATTGATGACACTGATCTTCCGGATATATCAGACAGTGAACAACCAGACGATGCCACAAATTCATTGTCTTCGGGTGGCAAACCAGCTACTATTGATGTCACCGGTATGCCCTGCTCGTTGTCTTCACTCTCTGATGTCCAGGGTGTCAACTTCCAGTGTGTCTACTCGCCTGACATGTCGGTCTCGGGTGTCTCGTGGTGTAGAGCCCAGGAATGTGCCTTGTATACAGGCAGTCAGTCATCAGTGTCGACGATTGCCCCCTACATGATTGTACAGTCCTCTCCCACGTGTACTGGATTCCCATCTATTTCCAATATTTCCACCATGACCAATTTAGACTTCATCCCACCATTGATACCCACACCACAAATAGCTTCCGTCTCTGGAAATTCTATCTTCTCGGCATCCAGTAATTCAATCTTTTCGACGTCATCTAATTCCATCTTTTCTGCACCTGGGAACTCTATTTTTTCCTCGGCTGATGAGACAACATTCCACCACTCTTTTAGTCACTCACATGACGTCACTAGTGACACCATCGGATTCCCAGTCCATGCACTAAATCGTGATTTGACGCATTCGTTGGATGCAACAGCTCAGCTGCAAGTCGATGCAATAGTCCAGCAGTTGTCGAGTTCAGATGCGCTGAACCCTCATCAGCTGCTCAGTTCTGGATCGGATGCTGACTTGGTGGTGGCCATGAAAAATGGTGCACTCGAGTTGACAGTGAGCGAAGACGCAAGTAGGGAAGAATTGCTGAATGGAGATGGTGGAGATGACTTATAG